A window from Streptomyces sp. NBC_00335 encodes these proteins:
- a CDS encoding citrate synthase 2 — MSDFVPGLEGVVAFETEIAEPDKEGGSLRYRGVDIEDLVGHVSFGNVWGLLVDGAFNPGLPAAEPFPIPVHSGDIRVDVQSALAMLAPVWGLKPLLDIDERTARDDLARAAVMALSYVAQSARGQGRPMVPQSEIDKAESVVERFMIRWRGEPDPRHVKAVDAYWTSAAEHGMNASTFTARVIASTGADVAAALSGAVGAMSGPLHGGAPSRVLGMIEEIERTGDAVAYVKKALDKGERLMGFGHRVYRAEDPRARVLRRTAKELDAPRYEVAAALEKAALEELHARRPDRVLATNVEFWAAIMLDFAEVPAHMFTSMFTCARTAGWSAHILEQKRTGRLVRPSARYTGPGVRNPREIAGYEDMAETA, encoded by the coding sequence ATGTCCGACTTCGTACCCGGTCTTGAGGGAGTCGTCGCGTTCGAAACGGAGATCGCCGAACCCGACAAGGAAGGCGGGTCGCTGCGGTACCGGGGTGTCGACATCGAAGACCTCGTGGGCCACGTCTCCTTCGGGAACGTCTGGGGTCTGCTGGTCGACGGCGCCTTCAACCCCGGCCTGCCGGCCGCCGAGCCCTTCCCGATCCCGGTGCACTCCGGTGACATCCGGGTCGACGTGCAGTCCGCGCTCGCCATGCTCGCCCCCGTGTGGGGTCTGAAACCGCTGCTCGACATCGACGAGCGGACCGCGCGCGACGATCTGGCGCGGGCGGCCGTGATGGCGCTGTCGTACGTCGCCCAGTCCGCGCGCGGCCAGGGACGGCCGATGGTCCCGCAGAGCGAGATCGACAAGGCCGAGTCCGTGGTGGAGCGGTTCATGATCCGCTGGCGGGGCGAGCCCGACCCGCGCCACGTCAAGGCCGTCGACGCCTACTGGACCTCGGCCGCCGAGCACGGGATGAACGCTTCGACCTTCACCGCGCGCGTCATCGCCTCGACGGGCGCCGATGTCGCGGCCGCGCTGTCCGGCGCGGTCGGCGCCATGTCCGGGCCGCTGCACGGCGGGGCGCCCTCGCGCGTCCTCGGCATGATCGAGGAGATCGAGCGCACCGGCGACGCCGTGGCGTACGTGAAGAAGGCCCTCGACAAGGGCGAGCGGCTGATGGGCTTCGGCCACCGCGTCTACCGCGCCGAGGACCCGCGCGCCCGCGTGCTGCGGCGTACGGCCAAGGAGCTGGACGCCCCGCGCTACGAGGTGGCCGCCGCGCTGGAGAAGGCCGCCCTGGAAGAGCTGCACGCGCGCCGCCCCGACCGGGTGCTCGCGACGAACGTGGAGTTCTGGGCCGCGATCATGCTGGACTTCGCGGAGGTCCCGGCGCACATGTTCACCTCGATGTTCACGTGTGCCCGTACCGCCGGCTGGTCCGCGCACATCCTGGAGCAGAAGCGCACGGGCCGCCTGGTCCGCCCCTCCGCCCGCTACACCGG
- the pdxH gene encoding pyridoxamine 5'-phosphate oxidase — protein MRKQYRSQLVAEESLAEEPMGQFARWFRDAAEANVFEPNAMVVATATPDGRPSSRTVLLKQFDERGFVFFTNYDSRKGREVAANPFVSLLFPWHPIARQVIVTGTASRIGRDETAAYFRSRPHGSQLGAWASEQSTVIESRAELDRRYAELEARYPEGEQVPVPPQWGGIRVVPDAVEFWQGHENRLHDRLRYVLEAGTWRVERLCP, from the coding sequence ATGCGCAAGCAGTACCGCTCCCAGCTCGTCGCCGAGGAGAGCCTCGCCGAGGAGCCGATGGGCCAGTTCGCGCGCTGGTTCCGCGACGCTGCGGAGGCGAACGTCTTCGAACCCAACGCGATGGTCGTCGCGACCGCAACCCCGGACGGCCGCCCCAGCTCGCGCACGGTCCTGCTGAAGCAGTTCGACGAGCGCGGATTCGTCTTCTTCACGAACTACGACTCCCGCAAGGGCCGCGAAGTGGCCGCGAACCCCTTCGTCTCCCTGCTCTTCCCCTGGCACCCCATCGCCCGCCAGGTCATCGTCACCGGCACGGCCTCCCGCATCGGCCGCGACGAGACGGCGGCGTACTTCCGCTCCCGCCCCCACGGCTCCCAGTTGGGCGCCTGGGCCAGCGAACAGTCCACGGTGATCGAATCCCGTGCGGAACTGGACCGCCGCTACGCGGAACTGGAAGCCCGCTACCCCGAGGGCGAACAGGTCCCCGTCCCCCCGCAGTGGGGCGGCATCCGCGTGGTCCCCGACGCGGTGGAATTCTGGCAGGGCCACGAGAACCGCCTCCACGACCGCCTCCGCTACGTCCTGGAGGCCGGCACCTGGCGCGTGGAACGCCTCTGCCCGTAG
- a CDS encoding PH domain-containing protein, translating into MPDDGLLREYRTKPGNWVVFVAFFGLLGFFALATSELPWPRWVKLLVGALMAIFVGWVLYARSRRFTTVDHRGIAVRDAAGVRRLAWDDIHDIRAVDIPHVDGGTAPRTIVYAYRTDGRRLGLPCVDDVEQTAVGWEVVSLRSILAERRSADWVEDPRAEPRIARQAARWENAYRWLSGWRMPVAGAVILLPVLAVIVFFTGS; encoded by the coding sequence ATGCCGGACGACGGGTTGCTGCGCGAGTACCGCACGAAGCCGGGGAACTGGGTGGTGTTCGTCGCGTTCTTCGGCTTGCTCGGGTTCTTCGCCCTGGCGACCTCGGAGTTGCCCTGGCCCCGCTGGGTGAAGCTGCTGGTGGGTGCTCTGATGGCGATCTTCGTCGGGTGGGTCCTGTACGCCAGGTCGCGCCGCTTCACCACCGTCGACCACCGGGGCATCGCCGTGCGCGACGCGGCCGGTGTGCGTCGCCTCGCCTGGGACGACATCCACGACATCCGTGCGGTGGACATCCCCCATGTGGACGGTGGCACCGCGCCCAGGACGATCGTGTACGCCTATCGCACCGACGGCCGGCGTTTGGGGCTGCCGTGCGTGGACGACGTCGAGCAGACGGCCGTCGGGTGGGAGGTCGTCAGCCTGCGGTCCATCCTGGCGGAGCGGCGCAGTGCCGACTGGGTGGAGGACCCGCGGGCCGAGCCGCGCATCGCCCGGCAGGCGGCGCGGTGGGAGAACGCCTACCGGTGGCTGTCCGGGTGGCGGATGCCCGTGGCGGGGGCCGTCATCCTGCTCCCGGTGCTCGCCGTGATCGTCTTCTTCACCGGCTCCTGA
- a CDS encoding PAS domain-containing protein: MTASGRDETADDLLAALLDGMDAALCAFDADGVITHWNREAERILGWSAIEAVGRKGFAGWAVRAADAQDVQDRLMAAQEVPGRQVHEFALLTKDGGRVLVRTQSAGVPGADGKPAGVYCAFSEVHAQIDLERSIALSEALMEDASWGVVLVDVDLRPAVVNAHAARAFGSGRTTLLGRPLGELLAQGVEELEGALQHVLAEGAPPAPAELWVSVRGPEGVRRRCWRCGFLRLASPLAEEPVPLGVALLFQDVTEARQAQLDTAQLRFRSHQLYRAGRAAAECEDPAEAAAVRLEFALAGFAEHALVDVLEPLRDPAPVRLLRWAASPPGLPGLPEPGAIPVRYEPGHPALQALDRAGSVRTSAPRGQADEAWAGIRRWPEGAAHGLCTVLRSRGRSLGTLTFLRGPSRAAFERADAAYAEEVAARVAADLDLAGR; this comes from the coding sequence GTGACTGCATCCGGACGTGACGAGACCGCCGACGATCTGCTCGCAGCGCTGCTCGACGGGATGGACGCGGCCTTGTGCGCGTTCGACGCCGACGGCGTGATCACCCACTGGAACCGCGAGGCCGAGCGGATCCTGGGGTGGTCGGCGATCGAGGCCGTGGGGCGCAAGGGGTTCGCGGGGTGGGCGGTGCGGGCCGCCGACGCGCAGGACGTGCAGGACAGACTCATGGCCGCCCAGGAGGTGCCGGGGCGGCAGGTGCACGAGTTCGCGCTGCTGACCAAGGACGGCGGGCGGGTGCTCGTGCGGACCCAGTCCGCCGGGGTGCCGGGCGCCGACGGGAAGCCGGCCGGGGTGTACTGCGCCTTCAGCGAGGTGCACGCGCAGATCGACCTGGAGCGTTCCATCGCGCTGAGCGAGGCGCTGATGGAGGACGCCTCCTGGGGCGTCGTCCTCGTGGACGTGGACCTGCGGCCGGCCGTGGTCAACGCCCATGCCGCCCGCGCTTTCGGCTCCGGCCGCACCACGCTGCTCGGGCGGCCCCTGGGGGAGCTGCTGGCGCAGGGGGTGGAGGAGCTGGAGGGGGCCCTGCAGCACGTGCTGGCCGAGGGGGCGCCCCCGGCCCCGGCGGAGCTGTGGGTGTCCGTACGGGGCCCCGAGGGCGTTCGGCGGCGGTGCTGGCGGTGCGGGTTCCTGCGCCTGGCGTCGCCGCTCGCGGAAGAACCCGTACCGCTCGGGGTCGCGCTGCTGTTCCAGGACGTCACCGAGGCCCGTCAGGCGCAGCTGGACACGGCGCAGCTGCGGTTCCGGTCGCATCAGCTGTACCGGGCCGGGCGGGCCGCCGCCGAGTGCGAGGACCCGGCCGAGGCGGCGGCCGTCCGGCTGGAGTTCGCGCTGGCGGGCTTCGCCGAGCACGCGCTGGTGGACGTACTGGAGCCGCTACGGGACCCCGCGCCCGTACGGCTGCTGCGCTGGGCGGCGTCCCCGCCCGGCCTGCCGGGGCTGCCCGAGCCCGGGGCGATCCCGGTGCGCTACGAGCCCGGCCACCCGGCGCTGCAGGCGCTGGACCGGGCCGGGTCGGTGCGCACCAGCGCGCCGCGCGGGCAGGCCGACGAGGCGTGGGCGGGCATCCGGCGCTGGCCCGAGGGCGCGGCGCACGGGCTGTGCACGGTGCTGCGCAGCCGGGGCCGGAGCCTGGGGACGCTGACGTTCCTGCGGGGGCCGTCGCGGGCCGCCTTCGAGCGCGCGGACGCGGCGTACGCGGAGGAGGTGGCGGCCCGCGTCGCGGCGGATCTGGACCTGGCGGGGCGGTAG
- a CDS encoding SIS domain-containing protein, with protein MSESKLAGQFFDAAIGLLERVRDEESARINEAGTVIAEAVATGNKLFAFGAGHSSLPAQDVVYRAGGLALMNFLAVPGTVGIDVMPATLGSALERVDGLAGAVLDSSPASDGDVLVIISLSGRNALPVEMAMNARAIGLKVIGVTSVAYATDTKSRHVSGTFLKDHCDIVLDSKIAVGDAELTHEGIEAPFAPASTVVTSAIMQAVMAAAAGELVARGVEPPLLRSGNVDGGHEWNGRVMQEYGDRIFFRH; from the coding sequence ATGAGCGAGAGCAAGCTGGCCGGTCAGTTCTTCGACGCCGCGATCGGCCTGCTGGAGCGGGTACGGGACGAGGAGTCCGCCCGCATCAACGAGGCCGGGACCGTCATCGCGGAGGCCGTGGCCACCGGGAACAAGCTCTTCGCCTTCGGCGCCGGGCACTCCTCGCTCCCCGCCCAGGACGTGGTCTACCGCGCCGGCGGGCTCGCCCTGATGAACTTCCTCGCCGTGCCCGGCACCGTCGGCATCGACGTCATGCCCGCCACCCTCGGCAGCGCCCTGGAGCGCGTCGACGGCCTCGCCGGGGCGGTCCTGGACAGCAGCCCGGCCAGCGACGGCGACGTCCTCGTGATCATCTCCCTCTCCGGGCGCAACGCGCTGCCGGTCGAGATGGCCATGAACGCCCGCGCGATCGGCCTCAAGGTCATCGGCGTCACCTCGGTGGCCTACGCGACCGACACCAAGTCCCGCCACGTCTCCGGCACCTTCCTCAAGGACCACTGCGACATCGTCCTCGACAGCAAGATCGCGGTCGGCGACGCCGAACTCACCCACGAGGGCATCGAGGCCCCCTTCGCCCCCGCCTCCACCGTCGTGACCAGCGCGATCATGCAGGCCGTCATGGCCGCCGCGGCCGGCGAGCTCGTCGCCCGCGGGGTCGAACCGCCGCTCCTGCGCTCGGGCAACGTCGACGGCGGCCACGAGTGGAACGGCCGCGTGATGCAGGAGTACGGCGACCGCATCTTCTTCCGCCACTAG
- a CDS encoding metal-dependent transcriptional regulator — protein MSGLIDTTEMYLRTILELEEEGVVPMRARIAERLDQSGPTVSQTVARMERDGLVAVASDRHLELTDEGRKLATRVMRKHRLAECLLVDVIGLEWEQVHAEACRWEHVMSEAVERRVLELLRHPTESPYGNPIPGLEELGEKAEADPFLEEGMVSLSELDPGVEGKTVVIRRIGEPIQTDAQLMYTLRRAGVQPGSVVSVTESPGGVLVGSGGEAAELDADIASHVFVAKR, from the coding sequence ATGTCCGGACTGATCGATACCACGGAGATGTACCTCCGCACCATCCTCGAACTGGAAGAGGAAGGTGTGGTGCCCATGCGCGCCCGCATCGCCGAGCGGCTCGACCAGAGCGGCCCGACGGTGAGCCAGACGGTGGCGCGGATGGAGCGCGACGGCCTGGTGGCGGTCGCCAGCGACCGGCACCTGGAGCTGACCGACGAGGGCCGCAAGCTGGCGACCCGCGTGATGCGCAAGCACCGCCTCGCGGAGTGTCTGCTCGTCGACGTCATCGGCCTGGAGTGGGAGCAGGTGCACGCCGAGGCCTGCCGCTGGGAGCACGTGATGAGCGAGGCGGTGGAGCGGCGGGTGCTGGAGCTGCTGCGCCACCCGACCGAATCGCCGTACGGGAACCCGATCCCGGGGCTGGAGGAGCTGGGCGAGAAGGCCGAGGCCGATCCGTTCCTGGAGGAGGGCATGGTCAGCCTGTCCGAGCTGGACCCGGGCGTGGAGGGCAAGACCGTGGTGATCCGCCGGATCGGTGAGCCGATCCAGACGGACGCGCAGCTGATGTACACGCTGCGCCGGGCGGGCGTACAGCCCGGTTCGGTGGTCAGCGTGACCGAGTCGCCCGGCGGTGTGCTGGTCGGCAGTGGGGGCGAGGCCGCGGAGCTGGATGCGGACATCGCCTCCCACGTGTTCGTGGCCAAGCGCTGA
- a CDS encoding alpha/beta fold hydrolase — MVRRLDVTGADGVRLAAWEFSEAASPSGEPAALLLHGLMGRAFHWTGTARWLGASRRVVALDQRGHGQSERPPTAGPAHSVAYGREAFVADAEAAVEQLGLAPVTLIGHSMGALTAWQLAARRPDLVAALVICDMRASALGEASQQEWEEWFRHWPLPFPTQDAARRWFGEDDPRVERPDPGRGEFFAEVMHEADDGWRPLFSRRQMLTARETWVHDAHWEELAQVRCPTLVVRGLDGELGRAEAQEMVRVLPAGQYAEIPDAGHYLHYDHPTAWRAAVEPFLEGIKASA; from the coding sequence GTGGTACGACGCCTCGATGTGACGGGGGCCGACGGGGTACGCCTGGCGGCCTGGGAGTTCAGCGAAGCGGCTTCGCCGTCGGGTGAGCCCGCGGCCCTCTTACTGCACGGCCTGATGGGCCGCGCCTTCCACTGGACGGGCACCGCCCGCTGGCTCGGCGCGAGCCGCCGCGTGGTGGCCCTCGATCAGCGCGGCCACGGCCAGAGCGAGCGCCCGCCAACCGCAGGCCCCGCCCACTCCGTCGCCTACGGGCGCGAGGCCTTCGTGGCCGACGCCGAAGCGGCCGTCGAGCAGCTCGGCCTGGCGCCGGTGACGCTGATCGGCCATTCCATGGGCGCCCTCACCGCCTGGCAGCTCGCGGCCCGCCGCCCCGACCTCGTAGCGGCCCTGGTCATCTGCGACATGCGGGCGTCCGCGCTGGGGGAGGCCTCGCAGCAGGAATGGGAGGAATGGTTCCGGCACTGGCCGCTGCCGTTCCCCACCCAGGACGCCGCCCGGCGCTGGTTCGGCGAGGACGACCCGCGGGTGGAGCGCCCCGACCCCGGCCGGGGCGAGTTCTTCGCGGAGGTCATGCACGAGGCCGACGACGGCTGGCGCCCCCTCTTCTCCCGCCGCCAGATGCTGACCGCGCGGGAGACGTGGGTACACGACGCGCACTGGGAGGAGCTCGCCCAGGTGCGCTGCCCGACGCTGGTCGTCCGCGGCCTGGACGGCGAACTGGGCCGGGCCGAGGCCCAGGAAATGGTCCGCGTCCTACCGGCCGGACAGTACGCGGAGATCCCGGACGCCGGCCACTACCTCCACTACGACCACCCGACGGCGTGGCGGGCGGCGGTGGAGCCGTTCCTGGAGGGCATCAAGGCCTCGGCGTAG
- a CDS encoding BTAD domain-containing putative transcriptional regulator has product MRFEVLGPLTVRTDDGTPVPVSEAKVRALLAALLVRDGRPVPVDRLIEDLWGEAGDAAPGNPGNTLQTKVSQLRRILAEAEDGARSLVAYGPAGYALRAPARAVDAERFAELAAAARKEAGPRDRAELLARALGLWQGEAYADFRGAGFTQTAIARLEEQRITAYEDLAEARLELGEHRQLADDLAGPAAAHPLRQRLRGSQMRALYRAGRQSEALAVYAQLRELFAEELGIDPGAELSALYEAILRQDPALGPALGPATEPSPAAPAGPGAAPGPPERAVRGGGAYGGGRAYGGGGNLPTPVSSLVGREEAVTRVCAALGAGRLVTLCGPGGVGKTRLALAAAARLEEAHPDGVWFVELAGAQSASVAEAVAAAIGMREDDAGGGSVEDRLAEVLGRRAALLVLDNCEHLLPAAAALAERLLRRAPGLRVLATSQEPLALSGEVIEAVAPLAEAQAVELFAARAAAAAPGFALGPGTAEAVALICRRLDGIPLALELAATRVRVLGVEALAERLHDRFRLLNQVRRDAPARQRTLRATIDWSWELLSPAEATVLRRLSVFAGGFTVEAAEAVCADGDGLGGGGPGADGPGAGGGVARDDVLDLLTRLVDCSLVSSAYGDSAGGDTAYGDLRLRLLESVAAYGLERLEAAGETGATRQRHAQYYTGFAERAAERLHGPGQGEWLRRLDREGLNARAALEHTGAGELGLRLVGAQSWYWFLRGRIQEATEATRAAGATTLHAAFALLGGDDSHLDGDFSAADLRGQWLLAYARCGFGSGVREDELTVLPHQFRETGDRWGEAVALLTLSTWALYDGDLAELRRNAEAAAAVFTELGDCWGQLQTSEQLGILAEVTGDYAAAARLHEEGARDAQELELWTHASFRLARRGRIALLTGDLAHAAALHEQALRLAQEQCHRPAEQFAAIGLALGARRGGDLDGAEALLRPWLDWNQRLGVDSGAALILAELGYVAELRADPAAAESLHREGLAAARRSGDPRALALALEGLAGVLMPARAASLLGTATALRASVGTPRPPAERTDTDRATARARAALGLDAFATAFAAGEALALEEQLTLLGGP; this is encoded by the coding sequence ATGCGTTTCGAGGTGCTGGGGCCACTGACCGTCCGCACGGACGACGGGACTCCCGTGCCCGTTTCCGAAGCGAAGGTACGGGCCCTGCTCGCGGCCCTCCTCGTACGCGACGGCCGGCCCGTGCCGGTGGACCGGCTGATCGAGGACCTGTGGGGCGAGGCGGGCGACGCCGCCCCCGGCAACCCGGGGAACACCCTCCAGACCAAGGTCTCCCAGCTCCGCCGGATCCTCGCCGAGGCCGAGGACGGCGCACGCTCCCTGGTCGCGTACGGTCCGGCCGGCTACGCCCTGCGCGCTCCGGCGCGGGCCGTGGACGCCGAGCGCTTCGCGGAGCTCGCGGCGGCCGCGCGCAAAGAAGCCGGGCCGCGGGACCGGGCGGAGCTGCTGGCGCGGGCGCTCGGGCTGTGGCAGGGGGAGGCGTACGCCGACTTCCGGGGCGCCGGCTTCACGCAGACGGCGATCGCCCGGCTGGAGGAGCAGCGGATCACGGCCTACGAGGACCTGGCCGAGGCCCGCCTCGAACTCGGTGAACACCGGCAGCTCGCGGATGATTTGGCCGGCCCCGCCGCGGCCCACCCGCTGCGCCAGCGGCTGCGCGGCAGCCAGATGCGGGCGCTGTACCGCGCCGGCCGCCAGAGCGAGGCCCTCGCCGTCTACGCGCAGCTGCGCGAGCTGTTCGCCGAGGAACTCGGCATCGACCCCGGAGCGGAACTCTCGGCCCTGTACGAGGCCATCCTCCGCCAGGACCCCGCGCTGGGCCCGGCCCTGGGCCCGGCCACGGAGCCGAGCCCGGCCGCTCCGGCGGGCCCGGGCGCGGCGCCGGGCCCGCCGGAGCGGGCGGTCCGGGGCGGCGGGGCGTACGGGGGTGGCCGGGCCTACGGGGGCGGCGGGAACCTGCCCACCCCCGTCAGCTCCCTCGTGGGCCGCGAGGAGGCCGTCACCCGGGTGTGCGCGGCGCTCGGGGCCGGCCGGCTGGTGACGCTGTGCGGGCCCGGCGGTGTCGGCAAGACCCGGCTCGCGCTCGCAGCGGCGGCGCGACTGGAGGAGGCCCACCCCGACGGGGTGTGGTTCGTGGAACTCGCGGGCGCGCAGAGCGCGTCGGTCGCCGAAGCCGTGGCCGCGGCGATCGGGATGCGTGAGGACGACGCGGGTGGCGGCTCCGTCGAGGACCGGCTCGCCGAGGTGTTGGGGAGGCGCGCGGCACTCCTCGTACTCGACAACTGCGAACACCTCCTCCCCGCCGCCGCGGCCCTCGCCGAACGGCTCCTGCGCCGCGCCCCCGGCCTGCGCGTCCTCGCCACCAGCCAGGAGCCGCTCGCGCTCTCGGGCGAGGTGATCGAGGCCGTCGCCCCGCTCGCGGAGGCCCAGGCCGTGGAACTCTTCGCGGCCCGCGCGGCCGCCGCCGCCCCCGGCTTCGCCCTCGGCCCCGGCACCGCGGAGGCCGTGGCCCTGATCTGCCGCCGGCTGGACGGGATCCCGCTCGCGCTGGAACTCGCCGCGACGCGGGTACGGGTCCTGGGCGTGGAGGCACTGGCGGAACGCCTGCACGACCGCTTCCGCCTGCTCAACCAGGTGCGCCGCGACGCCCCGGCCCGCCAGCGCACGCTGCGCGCGACGATCGACTGGAGCTGGGAGCTGCTCTCCCCGGCGGAGGCGACGGTCCTGCGCCGCCTGTCGGTGTTCGCGGGCGGGTTCACGGTGGAGGCGGCCGAGGCGGTGTGTGCGGACGGGGACGGGCTGGGTGGGGGCGGGCCGGGCGCGGATGGGCCGGGCGCCGGTGGCGGGGTCGCCCGTGACGACGTGCTCGATCTGCTCACGCGGCTCGTGGACTGCTCGCTCGTGAGCTCGGCGTACGGGGACTCGGCAGGTGGGGACACCGCGTACGGCGACTTGCGCCTGCGGCTGCTGGAGTCGGTGGCCGCGTACGGGCTGGAGCGGCTCGAAGCCGCCGGGGAGACGGGTGCGACCCGGCAGCGGCACGCGCAGTACTACACCGGCTTCGCCGAGCGCGCGGCCGAGCGGCTGCACGGGCCCGGGCAGGGCGAGTGGCTGCGCCGGCTCGACCGGGAAGGACTCAACGCCCGGGCCGCCCTGGAGCACACGGGGGCCGGGGAGTTGGGGCTGCGGCTGGTCGGTGCGCAATCCTGGTACTGGTTCCTGCGCGGCCGGATCCAGGAAGCCACCGAGGCCACCCGAGCGGCCGGGGCAACGACCCTGCACGCCGCCTTCGCACTGCTCGGCGGGGACGACAGCCACCTGGACGGTGACTTCTCGGCCGCCGACCTCCGGGGACAGTGGCTGCTGGCCTACGCGCGGTGCGGCTTCGGCTCCGGCGTGCGGGAGGACGAACTCACGGTCCTACCGCATCAGTTCCGCGAGACCGGCGACCGCTGGGGCGAGGCGGTCGCACTGCTCACCCTCTCGACGTGGGCGCTCTACGACGGCGACCTCGCGGAACTGCGCCGCAACGCGGAGGCGGCCGCCGCGGTGTTCACCGAACTCGGCGATTGTTGGGGACAGTTGCAGACCTCCGAGCAGCTCGGCATCCTCGCCGAGGTGACCGGGGACTACGCGGCCGCGGCGCGGCTGCACGAGGAGGGCGCACGGGACGCGCAGGAGCTGGAGCTGTGGACGCACGCCTCCTTCCGGCTGGCCCGGCGGGGCCGCATCGCGCTGCTGACCGGCGACCTGGCCCACGCGGCCGCGCTGCACGAGCAGGCCCTGCGGCTGGCGCAGGAGCAATGCCACCGCCCGGCCGAGCAGTTCGCGGCGATCGGGCTCGCCCTGGGAGCGCGGCGCGGCGGCGACCTGGACGGCGCCGAGGCCCTGCTGCGGCCGTGGCTCGACTGGAACCAGCGGCTCGGGGTCGACTCCGGAGCGGCGCTGATCCTGGCGGAGCTGGGCTACGTCGCGGAGCTGCGGGCCGACCCGGCCGCGGCGGAGTCCCTCCACCGCGAAGGCCTCGCGGCGGCCCGCCGCTCGGGGGACCCGCGCGCGCTCGCCCTGGCCCTCGAAGGCCTGGCGGGGGTGCTCATGCCCGCCCGGGCGGCCTCCCTGCTGGGCACGGCTACGGCCCTGCGCGCCTCGGTGGGTACCCCGCGCCCGCCGGCGGAGCGCACCGACACCGACCGGGCAACGGCCCGAGCCCGCGCGGCCCTGGGTCTGGATGCCTTCGCGACGGCCTTCGCGGCGGGCGAAGCGCTGGCGCTGGAGGAGCAACTGACCCTGCTGGGTGGCCCGTGA
- a CDS encoding NADP-dependent oxidoreductase: MTTTETTTGTETTTGAKTTTTTRTTPSREIRLAARPVGEPAPHHFDLVATEVPEPAEGQILVRNTWMSVDPYMRGRMDDAPSYIPPFALGTALEGSAIGEVVASRSAAVPVGATVSHFLGWREYAVLDAAAATVVDPAVASQSAYLGPLGTTGLTAYAALTRTAPVKEGDVVFVSAAAGAVGSVAGQLARRLGASRVIGSAGGPLKTKKLLDRFGYDAAVDYRQGDLAGQLAEAAPEGIDVYLDAVGGDHLRAAIGAMRQGGRIAMVGAISGYNATAPAVGPDNLFQAAAREVTLRGMLVSSHFDLFPEWIGRAAGWLADGSLRTEETVVEGIEHAPEAFLGMMRGANTGKMLVRLSPETPAVTAPTTTAPTTTAPTDAR; the protein is encoded by the coding sequence ATGACCACGACCGAGACCACCACCGGGACCGAGACCACCACCGGGGCCAAGACCACGACCACCACCAGGACGACCCCCTCCCGCGAGATCCGCCTGGCCGCCCGCCCCGTGGGCGAGCCGGCCCCGCACCACTTCGACCTGGTGGCCACCGAGGTCCCGGAGCCCGCCGAAGGCCAGATCCTGGTCCGCAACACCTGGATGTCCGTGGACCCGTACATGCGGGGCCGGATGGACGACGCCCCCTCCTACATCCCGCCCTTCGCCCTCGGCACGGCCCTCGAAGGGAGCGCGATCGGCGAGGTCGTCGCCTCCCGCTCCGCGGCGGTGCCGGTCGGGGCGACCGTCTCGCACTTCCTCGGCTGGCGGGAGTACGCGGTGCTCGACGCGGCCGCCGCGACCGTCGTGGATCCCGCGGTCGCCTCGCAGTCCGCGTACCTCGGTCCGCTCGGCACCACGGGCCTGACGGCGTACGCGGCGCTGACCCGCACGGCCCCGGTCAAGGAGGGCGACGTCGTCTTCGTCTCCGCCGCCGCCGGCGCGGTCGGCAGCGTCGCCGGGCAGCTGGCGCGGCGCCTGGGCGCCTCCCGGGTGATCGGCTCGGCGGGCGGCCCGCTCAAGACGAAGAAGCTGCTGGACCGCTTCGGCTACGACGCGGCCGTGGACTACCGCCAGGGCGACCTGGCCGGCCAGCTCGCCGAGGCGGCCCCCGAGGGCATCGACGTCTACCTCGACGCGGTCGGCGGCGACCACCTCCGGGCGGCCATCGGCGCGATGCGCCAGGGCGGGCGGATCGCCATGGTCGGCGCGATCAGCGGCTACAACGCCACCGCTCCGGCGGTGGGTCCGGACAACCTCTTCCAGGCCGCGGCCCGCGAGGTGACCCTGCGGGGGATGCTCGTCTCCAGCCACTTCGACCTGTTCCCGGAGTGGATCGGCCGGGCGGCGGGGTGGCTGGCGGACGGCAGCCTGCGCACGGAGGAGACCGTCGTCGAAGGCATCGAGCACGCCCCGGAGGCCTTCCTCGGCATGATGCGCGGCGCGAACACCGGCAAGATGCTGGTCCGCCTCTCCCCGGAAACCCCCGCCGTGACGGCGCCCACCACCACCGCGCCCACCACCACCGCCCCCACCGATGCCCGATGA